The nucleotide sequence CACCGATGTTGAGGTCGTCGCACTGTGCGACGTCAACACGCGCAACCTGACCAAGACACTCGCGCTCGTCGCCAAGCACCAAACCCGCGCCCCGCAAACCTACACCGATCACCGCGCCATGCTCGCGGCCGGCGCGCCCGACATCGTGATCATCGCCTCGCCGGATCACTGGCACGCGTTGCAGACCATCGATGCCATCCAAGCCGGTTGTGACGTGTATCTCGAAAAGCCCATCGGGGTCGACGTCATCGAGGGCGAGGCCATGGTCGCCGCCGCGCGCAAATACGACCGCGTCGTGCAGGTCAACACGCAGCGTCGCAGCAACCCGCTCTACCTCGAAGCCCGCGACCACTACATGCGCAACGGCCGCATGGGTAAAATCTCCCTCGTCGAGACCTACAGCTATCTCGGCATTGAGGGATGGAGCGACGGGCCGATTCCCGACGCCGAGGTTCCCGCTCACCTCGACTACGAGCGCTACGCCGGCCCCGCACCGAAAGTGCCCTACAAAGCCATCATCGAAGACCGCGGCTGGCGGTCGTTCATGGCCTACGGCAACGGCATCATTGGCAACCTCGGGGTGCACATGCTCGATAAAGTCCGCATGTTGCTCGATCTGGGCTGGCCGGAGACGATCCACTCCACCGGCGGCATCTACGTGCACAAAAACTCGTTCTCCGACGTCTCGGATACTCAGCACAGCACGTTCCATTATCCCGATCTCGACATCAGTTGGGAGCACCGCATGTGGGGTGCTTCACCGATTCCACAGCGCAATTGGA is from Synoicihabitans lomoniglobus and encodes:
- a CDS encoding Gfo/Idh/MocA family protein, which encodes MNRRKFVSNLAVAGAAVAASSRLRAVDTKKRPTIGLIGSGWYGGVNLEVFARCTDVEVVALCDVNTRNLTKTLALVAKHQTRAPQTYTDHRAMLAAGAPDIVIIASPDHWHALQTIDAIQAGCDVYLEKPIGVDVIEGEAMVAAARKYDRVVQVNTQRRSNPLYLEARDHYMRNGRMGKISLVETYSYLGIEGWSDGPIPDAEVPAHLDYERYAGPAPKVPYKAIIEDRGWRSFMAYGNGIIGNLGVHMLDKVRMLLDLGWPETIHSTGGIYVHKNSFSDVSDTQHSTFHYPDLDISWEHRMWGASPIPQRNWSDQWGARFLGEHGTLNLTMYEYVFTPADGGPREGRHMMSTSGDLENVDFGQAGEVFQETENRHVLDFMAAREQRSRPLADIEEGHISSAMCELANLSIDLGRPLAYDPASRTVPGDAEATGHLARAYRAPWVHPDPTTV